The segment GTGAATCCCCAAGACGAGCGCCGGCACGACGATCATGAACAGATGTTCCTCGATCGGGATCCCGAACAGCTCGTAGCCCGTTCGCATCGCGATCTCGAAGACGCCGACCTCCAGGGTGTACCAGTCCCACAGATACGCGATCGGATACAGCACGACGATCGTCCGGGCCGCGCTGCGGAACGCGTTCGCGTGGGCGAGCAGCCCGAACGCAACCGCACCGAAAACGACCTCCGTGGCGAGGTAGGTGTAGGGGCCCAACGCGGTGATATCCGGAAGCGCCGTCCCGGAGAGTGGCCGAAACCAGACTGCCACGAGCAACAGCGCGAGAAAGACGTACGCCCCCCGAACCAACAGCATCGTCGCGAGCGTCGGCTCCGCTCGCCGGGCGACGAGGACGACCGAGCCGAAGGCGAGCGCGGCGATCGGCGTCGACGGCGGGAACCGGCCGCTTACGGTCCCCCAGAGGACGCCGACGATCCCGAGCCACAGCAGATACGTCGCCAGCGCCCGCCCGCGGCGCCGACCCAACGCCACGGCGACCGTTCGCTTATCGATCGATCGGTCGTACGCGTAGTCCGTCTCGTCGTCGATGATCTTCACGCCCGCGAGCGTCACGAGGAACACGAGACAAAAGCCGAGTATCGGTGCCGTCACGGCGGTCGTCTGGACGTAAAAGCCGCCGAGGATGGCGAGCGCGATCCCAGTCGGATAACCGAGCGTCGTGGTGAGCGGGTTCGTGTCGAGCTGTGGGGCGTGGAGGTAGCCGATGACCCACGTCGGAAGCGTTACGAGCGCCGCGCCGGGCCCGACGAGCGCCCAGAGCGCGAGCGCGCAGGCGGCGAAGCCGACGGCGGCGGCGACGAGCGCGAGCCGACAGCCACGAACCGTCATCGGGTGGTCGTCGTCCTCGCCGCGCCGGTAGAAATCCACGTAGCCGTCCTTGACGTGCGCGGTGTACACCGCGAAGAACATCGCAGCCATGTGGAGCGCCCCGACGCCGAGCGTGAACTCGCCCGCGACGGCCGCGCCGAACCACGAAGCGGCCAGCGGTGGCAGCATGAACACCGGATGGATCTGCGATCCCAGCGCTCGCAGATCCGCCCGCACCCCCCGATCGTGCCGAGCGATTGCCATGTGTCAACAAGGCACTACTCGGGGTTAAGAATGGGGGGACGCCCCGGCCGCCGCTCGCGGTTGGTGAGAAACGGACCGCAGAGAAAGAGATCGACCGTCGCCGTTAGCTCTCGAGCAGGCCGAGCTCCTCGAGTCGGGAGACGATCTTGTCGACCGCCTCTCGCGCGTCGTCGGGCTCTTTGCCGCCCGTGATGACGAGTTTGCCGGAGCCGAAGAGCAGGGCGACGACGTCGGGGTCGTCGAGGCGGTAGACGAGACCGGGGAACTGCTCGGGTTCGTACTCGATGTTCTCGAGACCGAGACCGATCGCGATGGCGTTGAGATTGAGATTGCGACCGAGATCGGCGCTCGTGACGATGTTCTGGACGACGATCTCGGGGTCGTCGTCGACCTGAATCTCGAGTTCGCGGAGCTTATCGAAGACGATTCGGAGCGACTCGTGTACGTCATCAGTCGATTTCGCGCCGGTGCAGACGATCTTTCCGGAGCGGAAGATGAGCGCCGCAGATTTCGGGGTCTGTGTCCGGTAGACCAGTCCGGGGAACTGCTCGGGATCGTAGTCCGCGCCTTCGAGGTCCATGGCCACGCTCTGCAGATCGAGCTCCTGACCGATGCCCGTCGACGCGACGACGTTCTCGATATTGATAGTCTCCTTGGGATCCTTCATGACTCGACTTAAATCACGTATTTAAGGTTTATAAATGTAGGTGGTCGTTTCCCGCGCGACACAGGTGACCGGTTCGAGTGGCCGAGCGCGATCGCACGATCGAACCTGTTTTGCCGTCCGCTCCGAAATAGCTCGCCGTGAGCGCAGTCGACGAGTGGGAACGGCTGCTCGAATCGGCGGGCGAGCTGACCAGCGAGGCCGCCGACAGAATCATCGCCGCCCACGGCGACCGCGGCGTGACGGCCATCGAGGCCGTCGGCGAGCGGCGGGTGAAGGGGTATCGGGACTTCACCGTCGTCGTCGGCCACTCCGAGGAGTACGTCGTCGAGGGCGAGGGCTGCGACTGCGAGGACAGTCAGTACAACCTCGATCCCGAGGACCCCACGCAGCTGTGTTGGCACGTCATCGCCGTGAAGATCGCCACGCGGATCGACGCCGTCGATCACCACGACATGTGGTACTCCGAGGTCCGCGAGTTCCTTTGAATATGTTAGGCGTCGTCGACCCCTGTAGTGATCGATCGGTTCGAACCGCCCGTTGACTGGCAGCATAGCGCTTTTCATGGCGATGCTCTCTCGTCGCTTTCTGCGAATTCAACGGGGGCAATTCACCGGGCTGACAGCTTCTAAGCGGAATTACGGCGTATTGGCCGGGGGCAACCGGTACCACGGGAGCTTTTGAGGAAAGCGTCGCTCAACGTTCATGATCCAGACAGATTACGACAGCGTCACACCGATCAGTGGTCTTTGTGTACGCTGATAGTTCTATCAACATTCTTATCAAACAACCTGAAACGTGTGTCGGCTGAACCGGACTAATCGCAACTGTGAGACTCTTCAGATTCGATCTTGCCACTAGCCATGCGGACGCGTTTCAGCGTCCACAGAGGGTTCCGCAGAGATGACACCGCTGTCCGTTACCCCATAGAACTATATCACAGAGAAATAAATACATTCCTGATTTTCGACAATAGCATGAAACATCTATTTCACACCACGCTAACGATTCTTTTCGCCGCCATGGTCGTTTTCGCCGCCGTCCCGTCGATGGGGGCGACTACACCGGCTCCCCCGCCCGCTGATCAACAACCGTCACCGGAAATAAGGCCTTCCGTAGACATGAGCGGAGCGCTGTCACCGATGACGAACGTCGAGTTCAAGACGGAGGGATCGGGGGCGGTAGACGAGCTGGTCGTTGTCGAGCGTGTCGACCGTGATGGCGACGGCTACGCCTCGGGATTCCAGCTCAAAGTGGTTAGCGACACGCGCCCGAAAGACCCGAAAGAGAACGGCCAAGCCGGACGGTCAACGGCCAAACTGTTCTCGGTCCTCATCGGTGGCCCATTCAAGAAGCTGCACAATTTCTTCACCAAGGAAGCTTCAGACGAGTTCTTTACTCCCGGACAGGTGATGAGCGCGACCACCACGGACGGAACTCGCGACGTCGGGACCTACCGGCCGGTTGGGCCAAAGCGGTACTTCGGCCCTGGCGAGAAAACCGACGAGACACCGCTGTACGTCGGGACCGCCCGCGAGGACAAAGTGTGGTCACACGAGAGCCACGCCGTCGAAATGTCGCGGTTCCTCGGGCCGGACGAGGGGCGAACGACCATTGAACACATAAGGCTCGAAGCCTGCTGGGACCCCGAAGCGAGAGGGTCGCTAACGGGCAAGGACTTCGACGCCTGTCTCCAGCCGACGGATATCCCCGACGAAGGCTTCGCCGCTATCTTGGACTCGCTCTACGGTACTCCACCGTTCATTTTCACGCCCGAGAAGCCACTGAAAGTCGAGTCGCCGGAACAGGACCAGACTGAGACGATGACGGTCACCTCGAACGTCGACGGAGCGGTCGTCACAATCGATAGAGAACGGGTCGGGACAACGCCGTGGACTGGTGAGGTCCCGACCGACGTGGGTAGGGACGGCCCGGTTCGCGTCACCGTGGCCGACCGGGGATACCTCCCGGAGACGCGTCGCATGGCCGAGCCACGCGATATCGACACGCGGCTGACGAAGATCGAGCAACCCATAACGGTTCGGACTGCGACGCCGGGGGCGACCGTCTTTGTCGACGGTGAGGTCGTCGGAGTGACACCGTGGAGTGGAGAGCGGTGGGTCGAAGGATCCTACGACGTGTTCGTCAGCGCCGATGGAAAGGCTCCGCGCCAGTTCACCGGCGTCAGGGCCGGCGATACCATCTCGACCGAACTCGTGAACGACAGTCTGATCACCAGCATCACTGAACCGTCACTCGACGACACATCGCCCAGCGGCTCGACCGATACGTCGACTGAGACGACGGGCGACAACAGTTCCGAGTCGGAACTGATGGTCACGAACACAGACCTGACCGCCGCGGCACTCGAAGCGGACCTGCGCCAGATACGAGACGTCGAGTTGATCGCTTCACGGTTCGAGGCGAGTGAGACGACGGTCGGCGTCCGCGAACCGGTGACGCTGACCGCGGGACAATCCCACAGTCTCCTCGGTAGCATCACGGCCTACGAGTGGTCCTTCGGCGACGGCAGCACCACAGGTCGGCTCTCAACCTCGAGTCGGACACACGCCTACGCCAGCCCGGGGACGTACACCGTCGAGCTAACAGTCCGGGACGGCAACGGAAACACGGACACGTCGACGAAGACGATCACTGTCGAAGACACATCACCGCAAGCCGTGTTTGCCCCGAGTACGTTCGATGCGCGGACGGGCGAATCTGTGTCGTTCGACGCCCGTGGGTCGACCGACGCTGAAGGCCCCATTAGTTCGTATCGCTGGACGTTCGGCGATGGGTCGAGTGCGACCGGACCGACGCAGACACACGCCTACGCGAGTGGTGGGATCTACACCGTTCGGCTGACGGTCACCGACGACGGCGGGAACACTGCTGTTCGTGAAAAGATCGTTACCGTCACCGTGCCGAACGCGCAGCCGATCGCCGCGTTTACCTCATCGGTCGACCGGGAGGCCGGTACCGTGACGCTCGACGCGAGCGCGTCCAACGACGACGACGGGACAATCACCCAGTACGTCTGGTTCTTCGAGAATGGAACGGTGATGACGGGCGAGCGAGTCACCTACGACGCTCCAGCGACGGACTCACGTGACGTCGAACTGTTAGTCATCGACGACGTGGGTAGCTCTGCGACGGTAACAGAACCCGTCGAGAACGCTGCCGAGGGACGTACCAAGACGACGCCAACAACGACCGCGGCCGCTCCCTCGACAACCGACGATACCCCTGGCGAACAGACGAGCACGGCGACTGCTCCCCCGACCGAAGAATCGGACGAGGGGATACTCGATATGCTCGGGAAGTTGCTCCGGGAACTTACCGACGCACTCGGGTAATGAGACCACTCTAACTCCATCCACCGAGGGCTTCTCCGTACGTCACTCGGTCCGACTGGGAAAAACCATCACCGGGATATCGGCGTCCCGCACCAGTCGACTCCCGGGGTCGCCGGCGAGCGTTCGGCTCCACGTGTCAAGGTCTCTGGGCGTAAATGCCATCAGCGTTGCCTCGAGTGTGCCGATCGCGTCGATGATGGCTTCCGAAACGTCCCGCCCTTCGAGCGTCACCCATTCAATTGTGAGGTCCTGTCGGCCCAGGACAGCGATAAACGTCTCGTAGATCTCTTCTGCGAACCGGTCTCGTCCCATCGCAACCGTCGTTCCAGCAGCCTCACCTTGGGTGACGTGGGTGATGATGAGCGTGGTTTCCTCGTCGAGATAGGGACGAATCGCCCGGGCAGTTCGTTCAGCGTCGTCCGGATCGGCAAGCGGGAGCAGGATCCGATCGAACAGCGTTTCATCCATACCCTGTTTGGGGAGTCGTCTCTCAAAAGCGTATGGCCACACGCTATCTCATCGTTTGGACAAGAATCCGAGCAACTTTCTGTACCGTCGGAAAAGTTAGGGTATGACACTGGTCGTTCCGTTCGATGGGTCTGACCTCGCTGAAGCAGCACTTGTCCGGGCAACTGAGTTCGGGAGCGTATTTGACGAAGATGTGCTAGCTGTAAGTGTAATCCCAAAAGGAAATAAAGACTATGCCAGAGAACACGGCTGGGTCAGGCAGGACGAAGAGTTTGATTTGGAATCTGTTGTGTCAAAATTACATAATCAAGTTGCAGACCTATGTCCAAGTGCTGATTTCCGACATAAAGTTGTAGATCGCTATGCTCCATCTGGCTCTATAGCGAAACGTCTGGGAAAAGTGGCACGGGAAGAGGACGCCTCAATGGTCTTCCTCGGTAGTGAGAATGCCGGCCATCTCGTTTCAGCGGTGGGTAGCGTAGGGTCAACTGTTGCGACAGATGAGGCCTACGATGTCGTCATCGTTCGACATCGGAGCCCTGCTAAAATTGCCAAGCTCAAAAATGCCTCGCCGGCGAAAAACCCGAAGTCGGATTTTTATCTCCCCGAGTGAACGCCGAATCTATCGAACGTAGGGTGTTCACAGGTTGTCGGATTCATCCCTGCGGTGAACGGCGAGGCTTTCTCCTTGATTCTCCGTAATCGCGAACGATCCTGTCGGATCTTATAACACTGCGAGCGCGACCGACAGCGACAGCGCGCTCACGAGCACGATCGTCGCGAACACGACGAGCGCCGGGCGGATCCCCGTCCGTCTGAGGTCGTCCAGTCGGATCTCCGTCCCGAGGCCGACGAACGCGAGTAAGAATAGCCAGTCGACGGCGTTCGAGATTGACGCTTGCTGTCCCGGCGAGAACGCACCGAGACTCGCGAGCGCGACGAGCGCGAGAAAGCCGAGGACGAACGTCGGAACGTTCGCCCAGAGGACGCGAGGCGACACCGTTCCGTCGGCTTCGCGGCGCGCGTAGTAGGTCGCGTAGCCGAGCGCGACGACCCCGATCAGGGCGTTGCGCGTGAGTTTCGTCAGCGTCGCCCACTGGCCGGCGGCCTCCGAGTGGGCGAACCCGACGGCGACGACCGGGCCGGTCGAGAGCATGCTCACGCCCGCCCAGACGCCGAAGACGTTCGCGGGGAGGTCGAGCAGCGAGCCGACGATCGGGTAGACGACGATCGTGATCGCATCCACGAGCAGGACGACGCCGGCGGCATAGGCGATCTGCGTCTCGCGAGCGCGGACCGCGCCGCCGACGGCGACGACCGCGGAGACGCCGCAGATCCCGGCTCCCGCGGCGAGCAGCGAGCCGAGCCGCTCGGGAAGCCCGGCCACGTTCCGGGCGATCACTTCGACGGTGGCGACGGTGGCGAGCACCGTCCCGAGCAGCAAGAGGAGGACGGTGCTACCGGTTTCGAGGACCGGCTCGACCGTCAGCGACGCGCCCAAGAGGACGATCCCCGCGGCGAGCCAGACGCCGTGCGTCGCCGTTCCCGGGCGGAGTCGGTCGGGTATCCCGACGACGTTGGTCGCAAGGACCCCGAGACCGATCGCGAGTAGCAGTTCGTTGACCCCGACGACCCCCGACAGGCCGCGAGCGACGAGCGCGCCGAGACAGAGGGCGAGAAATCCGGGGATCGCCTCGAGCGTGTCCGCTACCATGGAATGTCGACGCCGAACAGCCCGACCAGAGCGACGATCGCCGCGCCGACGAGGACGCCCTGCCAGTCGGTATCGAGATCGCTCCAGCGAGTGAGCGTCCCCGCGATCAGTTCGCTCGGATCGCCGCGCATACCACTGCTATGACGAACCTCGATTGTATAGGTACCGTTCTCCGTCGTAGGTAGCGGATTTTATCTCCGGCTTTGAACCCGGGTCCGCCCTACTGCGGCACGACGGTGATCGTCTTCCCGCGGTCGATCGCGCTCTCGAGCTCCTCGGCGACACTCGCCCGATGTGAGTTCTGATCCGGTCACCGTACTCCAACGTACCCCGCCGCGCGCTGAAGGGCCTCCGTGATCGTGTCTTCGGCGATACGGGCGACCGCCCGATCGACATGTTTCTCGAGGATCGAGACGATCGCCCACGGTGAGAGAAACGATTCGTGGGCGAGCGATCCCGCGACGAACGCTCCCGAAAGCGGTATCGAATCCGCGTACGCCTTCGTCGTGATTCCGAGCACGATGTATTGCTCGCCGGCGAACGGGTGCGTCTCGTCGCTGCAGACGAGATACGGCCGCTTCGGCGTGTTCCCGAACGGGTCCGACGCGACGACGACGGTTCCGCGCTCGTACATCACGTTTCCTCGGCCGATCCATCATCGTCGAGGTCCGGAAGCCCCGAATCCCACTCCGGATTCCGATCGTAAAAATCGCCCTCGAACGCCTCGGCGACGCTTGCCAGGCCGATCGCGCTCGCGGTCTGAGCGTCGTACGCCTCGGGGTTGATCGCCCAGTACTCGCCCTTGTGGCGGACGAACCCTCGCCGTTCCAGACGACGCAACGTCGTGCCGACGCTTCCACGGGGCATGGCGAGTTCCTCGGCGATCTCGCTCGGCCGGTATCCCAATTCGGGCGTCTCCGCGAGGAATTCGAGGATCCGTCTGCCGTTCGTTCCCTCGTCCGGCAGATCGTCCGGTCGGTACCTGTCGAACTCGACTGGCATGCGTAACCACACGTAATTGAATGTAATAAGTCTACGGTCGGATTCGAAATACGGTACGATTTCGCCCTACTGCGGCACGACGGTGATCGTCTTCCCGCGGTCGATCGCGCTCTCGAGCTCCTCGGCGATGGCCGACCCGCGTGACACCTGAATCTCGCCGCCGCGGGAGACCGTCGCCGTGAACAGGTAGTCGCCGTCGGCGCGGATCTCGACCGTGTCGCCGTGGTGGTCGCCGAGCGGAATGATGACGTGGCGCTTGGTCACCTCGGGGGTGACGATCTCGCCGGCCGTACTCGACGCTCCGCCCGACGCCCCGCCGGACTTTCCGCCGGGTCGGTCCGAGAACGTCCGCACGTCGATGTCGATGCCGAGTCGGTCTTCGATCTGGCTGATCCGACCGCCGCCCTTGCCGATGACGTAGGAGATGTCGTTATCTTCGACCCAGACGACCGCGGTGTTCGACCCCTTCAGCTCGACCTCGACGTGACCGTGGGCGACCGAGCGGATCTCCCGTTCGATCTCCTGTTTTGCGACGCGCTCGACGCCGGTCTCTTCGCCGCCGCCCGCCGCCCCGTCGAGGGAGACGGTGACGACCTGCTGGTTGAACGTGTATATCTCGTAAGCCGGCTTGCCGGTCTCGAAGTCCTGGATGACGATGACCGGTCGGGCGAGGTCCTCCTCGACGAGTCCGTGGGGCACTTTCACCTCGGTCGTCACGTCGTAGACCGTGTGGACCTGCCCGGCCTCGATGTAGACGACCGTGTCGACGATCTGGGGGATCATCCCCAGTTCGACGCGGCCGACGAGTCGCTGGAGGGCGTCGATCGCCCGCGTCGCGTGGACGACGCCGATCATCCCGACGCCCGCCAGCCGCATGTCGGCGAACGTCTGGAAGTCAGAGGTCTTTCTGACCTCGTCGTAGATGGTGTAGTCCGGCCGGACCATGAGCAACGAGTCGGCGGTGTTCTCCATCGAGCCGTCCAGTTCGGTGTACTGGGTAATCTCGGGGCCGACCTGGAGGTCGCGCGGCTTCTCCATCGTCTTGACGACGAACCCGGAGTCGTCGAGGAACTCCGCAACCGCCTGCGCGAACGTCGATTTCCCCGCGCCTGGTGCGCCCGAGATGAGGACGCCGCGCTGGCGTTCGGTGAACCGCTCGCGAAGCGCGTCCGCGTCCTCGTAGTCGTCGAGATCGGTCTTGACGATCGGCCGGACGACGGTCACCTCGATCCCGTCGGCGAAGGGCGGCTCGGCGACCGCGATCCGCATGTCGCGTATCTGGACGATCGTCATGCCCTTCCCGGAGAGTTCGACGAACCCCTCGCTGGAGGAGCGGGCGGTGTTGATCACGTCGTCGGCGACGGCGCGCATCTCCGCTTCGGTCAACGACTCGTCGGCGATCGGTTCGTAGGCCATCTCGCCGATCGTGCCGCGTTTGGCCATCGGGCGAACGCCGGTCTTGAGATGTACCGACATCGTCTCGGGGTCGAGGTACTCCTCGACCGACAGCGACGCGTCCTCGTCGACCCGCGGCTCGATGTACTCGACGGCGACGCCTTTCGCCTTCGCGACCTCGCTTTGGACGACGTCGCTCGTCAGAAGCGTCGCGCCGTGTTTCTCCGCCAAATCGCGGATGAGCGCGTCGATCTCGCCCTCGCCGGCGTCGCGTTTCTCGATCGCGTCCGGGCGGCGGCCGACGTATTCGAGGGCGATCTCGCTGTCGTCGTCGCGCGCCGCGAGCCGCTGTAACTCCTCCAATCCGGTCCACCCGCTGTCGCGGCCGTCGTTGGCCTGGGCCTCCAACTCGCCGACGACCGCTTCCGGGACGTAGACGGTCTCGACGCCGTCGGCGTCGATTCGCTCCGACACGCGGCCGTCGATCACCGCGCTCGTGTCCGGTAGAATATTCATATCCGAAATCGGATCCGAGCGCGTATAAATACCGTGATGCTCGGGTTTCGGACGGGTGCCCGTCGGGTGTTCACTCCCAAACGATGTCGTATCCGGCGTCGCCAATCGAGCCGTCAGTCGTGATGATTCCATCCGTCTGCCGAGCACGGTGACTGGCAACGATCAGCGCGTCGTGGATCGTGAACTCGTCGACAACCTGTGCGTACTCGGCCAATTCCT is part of the Natronomonas salsuginis genome and harbors:
- a CDS encoding helix-turn-helix domain-containing protein, giving the protein MPVEFDRYRPDDLPDEGTNGRRILEFLAETPELGYRPSEIAEELAMPRGSVGTTLRRLERRGFVRHKGEYWAINPEAYDAQTASAIGLASVAEAFEGDFYDRNPEWDSGLPDLDDDGSAEET
- a CDS encoding universal stress protein, coding for MDETLFDRILLPLADPDDAERTARAIRPYLDEETTLIITHVTQGEAAGTTVAMGRDRFAEEIYETFIAVLGRQDLTIEWVTLEGRDVSEAIIDAIGTLEATLMAFTPRDLDTWSRTLAGDPGSRLVRDADIPVMVFPSRTE
- a CDS encoding TATA-box-binding protein, which codes for MKDPKETINIENVVASTGIGQELDLQSVAMDLEGADYDPEQFPGLVYRTQTPKSAALIFRSGKIVCTGAKSTDDVHESLRIVFDKLRELEIQVDDDPEIVVQNIVTSADLGRNLNLNAIAIGLGLENIEYEPEQFPGLVYRLDDPDVVALLFGSGKLVITGGKEPDDAREAVDKIVSRLEELGLLES
- a CDS encoding universal stress protein, producing MTLVVPFDGSDLAEAALVRATEFGSVFDEDVLAVSVIPKGNKDYAREHGWVRQDEEFDLESVVSKLHNQVADLCPSADFRHKVVDRYAPSGSIAKRLGKVAREEDASMVFLGSENAGHLVSAVGSVGSTVATDEAYDVVIVRHRSPAKIAKLKNASPAKNPKSDFYLPE
- a CDS encoding YeiH family protein, which gives rise to MVADTLEAIPGFLALCLGALVARGLSGVVGVNELLLAIGLGVLATNVVGIPDRLRPGTATHGVWLAAGIVLLGASLTVEPVLETGSTVLLLLLGTVLATVATVEVIARNVAGLPERLGSLLAAGAGICGVSAVVAVGGAVRARETQIAYAAGVVLLVDAITIVVYPIVGSLLDLPANVFGVWAGVSMLSTGPVVAVGFAHSEAAGQWATLTKLTRNALIGVVALGYATYYARREADGTVSPRVLWANVPTFVLGFLALVALASLGAFSPGQQASISNAVDWLFLLAFVGLGTEIRLDDLRRTGIRPALVVFATIVLVSALSLSVALAVL
- a CDS encoding PINc/VapC family ATPase, translated to MNILPDTSAVIDGRVSERIDADGVETVYVPEAVVGELEAQANDGRDSGWTGLEELQRLAARDDDSEIALEYVGRRPDAIEKRDAGEGEIDALIRDLAEKHGATLLTSDVVQSEVAKAKGVAVEYIEPRVDEDASLSVEEYLDPETMSVHLKTGVRPMAKRGTIGEMAYEPIADESLTEAEMRAVADDVINTARSSSEGFVELSGKGMTIVQIRDMRIAVAEPPFADGIEVTVVRPIVKTDLDDYEDADALRERFTERQRGVLISGAPGAGKSTFAQAVAEFLDDSGFVVKTMEKPRDLQVGPEITQYTELDGSMENTADSLLMVRPDYTIYDEVRKTSDFQTFADMRLAGVGMIGVVHATRAIDALQRLVGRVELGMIPQIVDTVVYIEAGQVHTVYDVTTEVKVPHGLVEEDLARPVIVIQDFETGKPAYEIYTFNQQVVTVSLDGAAGGGEETGVERVAKQEIEREIRSVAHGHVEVELKGSNTAVVWVEDNDISYVIGKGGGRISQIEDRLGIDIDVRTFSDRPGGKSGGASGGASSTAGEIVTPEVTKRHVIIPLGDHHGDTVEIRADGDYLFTATVSRGGEIQVSRGSAIAEELESAIDRGKTITVVPQ
- a CDS encoding lycopene cyclase domain-containing protein, with protein sequence MAIARHDRGVRADLRALGSQIHPVFMLPPLAASWFGAAVAGEFTLGVGALHMAAMFFAVYTAHVKDGYVDFYRRGEDDDHPMTVRGCRLALVAAAVGFAACALALWALVGPGAALVTLPTWVIGYLHAPQLDTNPLTTTLGYPTGIALAILGGFYVQTTAVTAPILGFCLVFLVTLAGVKIIDDETDYAYDRSIDKRTVAVALGRRRGRALATYLLWLGIVGVLWGTVSGRFPPSTPIAALAFGSVVLVARRAEPTLATMLLVRGAYVFLALLLVAVWFRPLSGTALPDITALGPYTYLATEVVFGAVAFGLLAHANAFRSAARTIVVLYPIAYLWDWYTLEVGVFEIAMRTGYELFGIPIEEHLFMIVVPALVLGIHETLEKRARASVPETESRTA
- a CDS encoding PKD domain-containing protein; the protein is MTNVEFKTEGSGAVDELVVVERVDRDGDGYASGFQLKVVSDTRPKDPKENGQAGRSTAKLFSVLIGGPFKKLHNFFTKEASDEFFTPGQVMSATTTDGTRDVGTYRPVGPKRYFGPGEKTDETPLYVGTAREDKVWSHESHAVEMSRFLGPDEGRTTIEHIRLEACWDPEARGSLTGKDFDACLQPTDIPDEGFAAILDSLYGTPPFIFTPEKPLKVESPEQDQTETMTVTSNVDGAVVTIDRERVGTTPWTGEVPTDVGRDGPVRVTVADRGYLPETRRMAEPRDIDTRLTKIEQPITVRTATPGATVFVDGEVVGVTPWSGERWVEGSYDVFVSADGKAPRQFTGVRAGDTISTELVNDSLITSITEPSLDDTSPSGSTDTSTETTGDNSSESELMVTNTDLTAAALEADLRQIRDVELIASRFEASETTVGVREPVTLTAGQSHSLLGSITAYEWSFGDGSTTGRLSTSSRTHAYASPGTYTVELTVRDGNGNTDTSTKTITVEDTSPQAVFAPSTFDARTGESVSFDARGSTDAEGPISSYRWTFGDGSSATGPTQTHAYASGGIYTVRLTVTDDGGNTAVREKIVTVTVPNAQPIAAFTSSVDREAGTVTLDASASNDDDGTITQYVWFFENGTVMTGERVTYDAPATDSRDVELLVIDDVGSSATVTEPVENAAEGRTKTTPTTTAAAPSTTDDTPGEQTSTATAPPTEESDEGILDMLGKLLRELTDALG